Genomic DNA from Penaeus monodon isolate SGIC_2016 chromosome 4, NSTDA_Pmon_1, whole genome shotgun sequence:
aaataataataatagtgaggagGAACCGGAAAACGGGCATAAAAGCAGCGACCACTAGGAGAGCCGGTAAAGTTACTCGCAAGGATACCATCAGTAAGGCCATACGTTTCTGACGTCGAGGTAGAGTCCGCAGTGTGTGATTAGATATACAGTCTGAGGGATTCAGTAATTTATCGAAATATTCTTGAAACCAGCATTGTAACCGGAAAATATTAATTTAGTAAATACGATCCTTTAACAGATCTCGGAAAGGTCATGTTAACCCTGAAGTAATTAATTGTTCTTTTATCACCTCGAAATTATGTTCTTTTAACTGCTGCTCACTGGAGAAAAACATTTACCTGATAAGATACACCAACACAAAGAAATATTGATATGCTATTTCAACAAAAGACAATGGTGACAGAAGAGAAACTCGGAATATTAGATTACACTAATGAAAAAAACTTTGTGTATTGATGTCTCACGTACAAAAGTCACAAGGCGAGTTATAGACGAAATAGATAATGACTGCAAGTGAGTCATACACAAATTCTTAGACTGAATTTGTtaatttgctattattttttgtattcatagGCAGCGCTACTCTGACCCGCCTTTACCATTGttaatctaattattatttttattgtcattattatttttcttcgcagagtgttccttttttcttatctttctctttttccatctatcATCTCCGTTCCCTCGCCTTTATGCTTTTCTTTTCTGAAAGTTAACtggtttgtgtttctctctctcttcattattattgttatcattatcatcattagcagtagatgtaacattatcattatccttattatatttcttatcgttatcattaccatgattacatattatgctcatcattatcagcaccattatcattaccatcaaatttattatcatcgtcatcatcatcatcattgtcattgttatcattttcgttattattactatcactatgattattgttattattatcatcattgccattattgttattatttctgttatcattattatcattactattaccattgtcattaccatcatcattattaatattgctattattaccataattttataacaatgattgctcctattcttattatcattatatttatcattatcattttactattatcattactctcatcattatctttcgTTACTTTAATCATCACAATTACcattaaaataagtaaaaaagattataccagattatattattatattactatttaataataataataataataataataagagagagagagggagagggagagggagagggagagggagagggagagagagagagagagagagagagaagagagagagaagagagagagagagagagagagagagagagagagagagagggagagagagagagagagagagaggagagaaggagagagagagagagagagagaagagagagaggagagaggagagagaggaaggagagagagagagagagagagagagagagagagaggaagagaagagagaggaggagagagagagagagagaggagagaggagagagagagagagagagagagagagtgagaagagagaggaagagagagagagagagagaaagagagagagagaggagagagagagagaaaagagagagagaaaaaagagagagagacagaaagatcaTTACGATCACtgtgagcattattattatcattattttcatgatccttttcttACTACGCTTtacgtagtagtaatagtgataatgataatatatataacaatgataatactactattaatgtgataataatagcaataataacaataacatattactgatactattactactaataataacatttacaataataataataataataataataataataataataataataataataatattatgataatgataataatatcattattattattataatgataaaaatatgatattgtttataatggtaacaacaacaataatattaatataataataataaggataatcataaaaatactagtaatgatattcgtcattagcatcatcagtcatcatcatcataataatgcaaTTAAGATAACTCGGTAACaattaagatattaaaaaaaacgccaataataaaaacaacaataattacattataatgaCATGGTTtatcacacacaataaaaaagaagaaaagaaaaaaatactattaataaccaCAACGTAAAGAACAAGCTTATTATACGTATTGGAAATTTTCCGATCACAAGGCCTGAAGGGAATAAAACGGGAGTCGATACTTTGTCAACATACATAGCTCATTAAAAACGCATTAACAACcatgatgtttctttttttcctaacgTTGTTTTGGCTTCCTGTTTCGACTCCCTGTTGTTCGTAAACATTGGCAACTccgagtaaaaatgataatggcagtttTGCTGTGGAATGGCATGTCACTTCGGGTACAATTTAAGAGCTGTGTGTGTCGTGAAAGTTATGGGTGTCTGGGCCTGatgggaatagggagagagggggagggagggatagggagagggtgggaggggggaagggagggagaaggggggagagggaggaaggaaggagggagaaagagagagagagagagagagagagagagagagagagagagagagagagagagagagagaaagaaagaaagaaagaaagaaagaaagaaagaaagaaagagagcgagcacCTTAATTTAACCTACCTTGACGGACCTTAACAACTAAAGCAACAACTCAACCACACCAAATAAACGGCTGTACGATCATCAGATCTATTTATAACCACTAATTTACATCAACAGTTCGATGCTATCGGTCAGCATAgcaaacaacagtaaaaatttattatttcttcctaAGGCCCTCGTAACAGAACCGCCCGATGTACGATAatcgcaaaagaaaaaagaaagaaaaaaaaactttccttaagATATAGTTCTTAGAAACGGATACAGTCTAGCAACGCCATCGAGGAAGGCAAGGCAGCGGTAAAAACCTGTAGTTGGAAGTTATTCCTAATGCAGGTGGGTTAACAAGAGAGTCAGATGTCGAGacacttctgttttctctcttttttttttttcttttttttgtggagggAAATAATAGTTAAGAgaggttagttagttagttaagagattaagaaaaaaggTGTCGGGTTATTTCTGCTCTTTGCGGAGGGAAGTAATAGTTTAATAAGGATGTCATCTTTAGAGAGTGTAGATAAGTAGATGGAAAGTAGTCGCGTGTACAGTAATGGGATATAAATCAAGCAAGAAACATTGGGacaatgtatatgaaaatattatcttaatatgtttgtttgttttttccgcaTCTAAATTTCTGTGTTTCTTTCCAGTGTTTTTTTCCTACAATGCCTGGCCCGGCGTAAAGAAAGGacagacaagaaaataataaacttgAAGATATAGCGATCACAGCTATTTTTCTCCTGCAAGAATATTCGTGGTGTTAAAACATGGCGGATGGAAGAGCACCAAAGAAAACGGCGTGGAAGATGGTTTTATGGGTGACTGTCTTCTGTTTAAAAGGTACGTTTCATGGGTTAAAAATCACACATTCGCACacatctataaatgtgtgtgtgtgtgtgtgtgtgtgtgtgtgtgtgtgtgtgtgtgtgtgtgtgtgtgtgtgtgtgtgtgtgtgtgtgtgtgtgtgtgtgtgtgtgtgtgtgtgtgtgtgtgtgtgtgtgtgtgtgtgtgtgtgtgtgtgtgtacgtgcttgcgcgtgtgtgtttgtatttatttcttttgtgtgtatttggattatgtgcatgtgtgtatgtctgtgagggtgtgcgtgcatgcgtatttGCACCTAACAACTACTTGCTTGAGCAGCACTTGCACTTGCTCATCTGTAGCTATCAATTGCAACATGATATTATTTCTGTACTTGATGTGGCAATCTACGCTATGTTCATCTACATACAACGATAAGGACAAAATTCTATGAGCtctgaagaaataataataacggtaatgataataatgataacaataataatggtagtaacagtaataataataataataataataataataataataataacaatgataaaaatataacaatgataataataataataataacgataagaacaaccttattgataataataataataataataataataacttattattattattataattataaattagaaAGAGATCAGAATAAGCAGAGGGAGACCAATGTCACCATAACCAGCTTCTCCCCCATCAGGAAACGTCAGCACGGCCGCCGTCACCGTCTTCAACCTCCACACTGAAGTCTCGCCTCTTACCAGCTTCACGTGGATGCAGAAGTCAGTCGTCTTTCCTCCTGACATCACCGACGTCACCGTCTGTTTCCACCTGCAGCTACAGAAGGTTCTGGCTAGCAACACCATCCTGCTGGCTTACAGTGACGCCACGGCGGTCACAGGTACAGTGCGGTGAAGGGGATTTTGCTGCTCTGGATTGTGCTGATACTGCTCATGGAATTGTTCAGATTACCTCAGGgttctctcttgctcgctctctgtctgtctgtctgtccctccctccctctctgtctttttctctctctctctctgtgtgtgtgtgtgtgtgtgtgtgtgtgtgtgtgtgtgtgtgtgtgtgtgtgcgcgcgcgcgcgcgtgcgtgtgtgcgcgcgtgcgtgcgcgcgtgcgtgtatgcacaCATCTGAAAACACTAATACAGCTTTCATACCCAGACAATACACAACTTCgctcactgaccccccccccctctccctgtagTGGAAGGCCTGAACTACAAGTTGTACAATCTCCGAGAAGTGATCAGGCTGGCCAAACAGGTGGTTCCGTGGCAGTGGGTGTCCATCTGCTCCTTCGTGGGCGAGACGTGCCAGCTGACAGTGGACGGAGAGACAGCACAGGAGATCGAGACGGGGAAGAAACTGAAATTGGATCTGACGGTATGGTGGATTTGGCGGTGTGGCGTGGCTAATTGTGTGGTGGATATGATGGTATGGTGCATCTctaggtgtatgtgtgggtatgtgtgtcgtGTTTCATGTTAAGTCAGGGTAGAGCTAGAGAAACAATTTTAGTAAGAAGGTATGGTAGATTTTTTATGTTACGaatatgttaattatatgtaTGCGGATATGTATGTTATGCTTATTTAAAGGTATGGTGACGTGTATGGTGTTAAGCAAAGAGAAATTAAACCAGAAGGCGTGTTTGACCTGTGTATGGTGATGAGCGAGGAGACGCATGGTGTAGAGAGCTCATTTAACTAACACAATATCGTGAAATTAAATTGATCTGTGTTCTTTAGATATTTTATAGCGAAGAGTAGTTATTGCCATGTATATAAAGTTAATAAATTCAAAGCATTAACATAATTGTTAACttattcactaaaaaaaaaaaaaaaaactaacgaccAAAAACAAACGAATTATAACTAAATCATATCATAAAGAACAAACAATGACAAACACCATcacaattaacaacaacaacgtttCAGATTCCGTACAACATCACCGTGGGGATCCCTGACTATTACTACGAAGACCGGTCGATGGCCATTCCTCTCGTTGGAAAAGTCACTCTGCCCAAAATTTATCCCTGGAAACTCAGCAATGACGAGGTGAGAGAAGGTCATCGTCATCGTTGTGCGCAGTCATCGTCGTCTTCGTggatgtcattattgttgttgttgttaattatcatcattattattattagtagtagtatttatcattatcatcgttcatGTTTCGAAACGGATGCCCACTTCACTGAAgaacgttctctctctttctctttctttctttttttttctctttctttcttgtttttttctctctcttctacctctctccctttcccatcccccctccctccttttctctctctcccacatacaATGCACTGTACTAACATCGGCATCGTTACTACGAACATTaataccacctccaccaccaccccacccttacccccacccccccccactcccaccccactcccactcccatcctcagtcctcacccttacccccaaccaccaccaccaccagcatcaccaccaccattcccTCCTCCAGGTGCTCTCCCACGCCAAGTGCGAAGAGGTGGCGGGTGAAGACCTGAGTCTTGGCGAGTGGCAGGTGATGAAAGAAGGTCAGCTGATCGTCGGCGTCGTTAACTACACTCTCAACGGCACTGAGTATTTTCCCGTCGACGGTTCGAAGACTGCTGGGTTagtaggaaaaggggagggaaggggaggagggagggaaggggagggggagggaagggaaggggggagggaaggggagggggagggagggagggaaggggaggagggagggaagaaggaggaagagagttggtagggagggagtaaggagagagagtaaagagagagagagagagtagagagagagagagtaaagagagagagagagtaaggaaaaagagagagtaaggagaaagagagagagtaaggagaaagagagagtaaggagaaagagagagagtaaggagaaagagagagagtaaggagaaagagagagagtaaggagaaagagagagagaaagacagagagacacgcagagaaagagagagaaagagacaaagaaaacatgggagagaaaaagaaaattaaagaaagtgaaaaaaaaacatcacacattCACCTCAGCAAACCTCCCTATAACGTCTCTCTCGCCTCCCAGCTTCCAGATATCccaggcagaggaagaggaccTGTGCATCCCCCGCCTACAGCACAGGTACCTGGCGCTGAGTGGCGTGAGGATGAACTACTGGGAGATGCGAGACTACTGCAAGACATACCGGGGTCAGCTGCCCAGTGTGTCTGACCCGCGGGCTTTGCAGGTCGTGGAAAAGGTAAAACTCTGGGGTACATATTTCGGTCTATATTtctctgttgctgttttttttcacacttatttgttttttgtatgtctgtcctctgtcccttccttccttcctcccttttctctattgTTTTCTCCGTCTGCATGTTtgactgtctgtgtctgtctctcttccttttcttctccctatctccagctctcctctctctatctatctatctatctctcactctctccctctatctctctctcccactctctctatctttctctctcactctcactctctctttctctttctctcactctctctctctctctctctcccaccctccctttttctcagtttcccctcccaccttctttccctccttccttccattccttcttccctctcaccctcctctccctctcaccctccctcctcccttccctctttccctctttccctccccctcccatccttctttccctccctccctcccctctccctttctaacaCCGTGCCTTTCCAGATGGCGGCCGAAATGAACTTGACGATGGCCGGCACTTGGGCAAAGGAGGAATGCATCTTTCTGTTTGTGAATGCCGGAAAGAACGTTAGTTTTCCTTACAGCTGTACAGAGAGAGCCTCGATATTCATGTGCAAGGTGAGACATGGGATTCGCGAAGGAAATTATTAGTAGTGTTAGCACGCGTTGGGATAACAGGGATTAGATCGTGATGAGGAGTGAGGATGATGCTTTTGATAAGGTTTACGTTGTGGTAATGATTACATGGTAATAAAGAGGAAATATGTTTAAACTGAAGTAAATTTTGATACAATtattgaaaaaagatatatagactaCTTAAACTATGCAGTCAGTATGACTTATCGAGTGCTGTCTTTATATTTTGTTAGTTTATAGTAATCATGTAAAATACCGGAGGACAAAAAATTATGACGTAGACAATTAAGCTAATATTAATGCTTGCGATgatgatgcaataatgataaatatgctaACACTAAAAATACTAATGACACTGTAAACAGCATCATACtgatatatctctttttctccctgtctctgtctttcctttctttccttccttcctgcttccCCCTATCttaatctccctcccctccctttttttaccatccctctccctctcttaccttcactgcctccctctatctctctcaccctccatccctcctttcttctccctcttaccctcacttttctctctccctccttccctccccctctcttaccctccttcctgccctccctccttccctctcttaccctccccctcccgcttctctctccctccccctcccgcctccctctccctccccctcccgcctccctctccctccccctcccgcctctctctccctcccttcctcctcccttctaaaGACACCACTAAACCTGACTTTCGAGCTCCGCGTGGCAAAGGACGCCGACACCTTCTACCTCATCCCCCACCAGAAACGGCCCAGGTATTTGTCTCTCTTCGGCAGCGTCATCAcggaagaaggaaacgaaggagagCGGAACCTGAGTCTCGTAGACGTGAGAGGGGAGGTGGTAGCGACCGCCGTGTTCAGGGGACTCCTACCCGTCGGTCGTTTCGAGTGGTCGTTAGGGCATTCAGGAAGCAGGAACATGACCTTAACTGCTTGTGCGAAGGTAGGAGTGGTTGGTGTGGAgaggtttggggagggggagggagagggagagagagggagagggagaaggagaggaatggagggggtaggaaggaaaagggagaaaggggggcaggatgagggaatgagagagagggggggcgggatgatggagagagagagagagagagagagagagagagagagagagagagagagagagagaagagagagagagagagggagggaaagagagagagagagaggagggaggaaagaaaagagagagagggagggaaagagagagagagagagagggagggaaagagagagagagagagagggagggaaagagagagagagagagaggggaaagagagagagagagagagggagggaaagagagagagagagagagagagagagagagacagagacagacagagagagaagcagagttTTGTATTTTGAAAACTGATATAGGTAATAGGATCAATTTTATCCGATAAAACGTAATATAAAACTCCATAGAAACAACCTTTAAAGTAAATCTAAAAACTGACGAGAAAAACGCCACATTAATACACCTAGACCCGAAACGGAAACCCATGCCTGATAGTACGGCATAACAGTAAGACAGAAGTGCCACTAATTTCTACCACAGGATCAGTTCACGTGTTCGAATGGCCTATGCATACCTCTGGAGAACCGCTGTGACGGCCTGGAGGATTGCAGTGACAGCAGTGACGAAATCTGCTCACTGCTCTTGCCACTGCCTGACACATACCAACGTCGCCGTCCTCACCAGTTCTTCACTGACCTGAATTTGACCTTGTCTTTGATGGAGGTCTTGGAGGTGGATGTCTACGGCAGTATATTGAAGGCTAAGATGAAGGTAATGCAGGGCAGCGATTGGGTCTTGACTCTTTTTGATTAGACTAACGTTAACCTCAGCCCTGATATGAGCATGAACCGTAGCATTAGCATTAAAATAACTTTCAACCCTAACACTATCATTTCacattaacaatagcaataacattaacaCTGACATTAACAATTAACACTGACACTGACATTAACAATTAACACTGACACTGACATTAACAATTGACACTGACACatgcattaacaataacaacaatgataataacatcgtcACCACCATTATAATGCCTCCCCGTtcacatctccccctccctccccgttcacatctccccctccctcttcacatctccccctcccccgttcacatctccccgtccctccttcaCAGCTCGGAACCAGCTGGCAGGACAAGCGAATCCTCCTGTTCCAAATGAGCCGGATTCCCTCCGACAACGCCCTGGACAAGGACGTTCTGTGGACGCCGACGACCACCCTCCTCAACGCCGTCTTCGAGGACGAAATGTCCCACCTGACGGGCGAAGGGAAACTCACTGCCTTGCGGGCTCATCGGGACGGGCCAGGGACTGCAGTGACGCGCAGTGCCTTCGAAGGTAGGTGCTGTGTGGCTCTggtcttctttttgtgtgtgttgtgtatatgtgtgtgtgtgtgtgtgtgtgttatgcttactatatatatgtgtgtgtgtgtgtgtgtgtgtgtgtggtggttgttgtgtgtgtctatatatatatatatatatatatatatatatatatatatatatatatatatatgtgtgtgtgtgtgtgtgtgtgtgtgtgtgtgtgtgtgtgtgtgtgtgtgtgtgtgtgtgtgtgtgtgtgtgtgtgtgtgtgtgtgtgtgatatttttcttACAAAGCATAAACCTCCAGGCtcgtacagtggtaacgtgtcggcctctcatcctctcacacgtacacgcacacgcttataaactgatagatggatatgtgtgtgtgtgttgtaagaataatcacacacacacacatataaatatatgtatataagtatatatatgcatatatatatatatgtgtgtgtatatgtatgtatatatgtataaatatgtaaatataaatgtatttgtatatacatatatatttatattgtaagaatatctgtttgtgtgcgtgtgccagCAGAGGAAAGTACTTAATTAGGCACAAATTTCGCTAATTTCCACTGACGATTGCGAAAACCCAGACCTCCATGCCAGATCACAGTTGTCTCTGGATTAATGATATTTCTTTAATAGCGCGTCATCCCAATAATCCGATGAGTGACTGCagctttatctttttcatttattcactctCTGACATAATTCCTACGGCAACAAAATTCCCTCATTAACTCTATGTAAATATTTACTGCTCATGTTAACACTAACGtgtgtgccatttttttttctttttgcataacATTGCTTGTCATATTAGGATTCTGAAATATTCATAGGCCAGCGTTTCTAAAGATATAATTACAATGGAATTAttgattaataaaatgaaaatagataaaattaaaagaatgtaATGGAATGTATGTTAGTCAGAAGCTAGAACATTACGTTTttggacctaaaaaaaaaaaaatcatggaaagttAGTAATAATGTATTTCCCAGTGGAATAACACTACTAACAGTGATGAAATAGGTAATTACTTTGATAATGATCGATTAATGTTAGCCTAATTGATGTAACTATGAACTTAAACAAGTGCCATAATGCAGAGTACCCTTAACCTTCGACAGCGCATGATTTATTAATaatcaattatcattaatttgtaATAACGCAGATAACCTTTCTCAACTACATAAAGGGTACGTCTCCTGTGTTGTTATTCAGAATTTACTGCCGTAACCCTATAAGAATATTAAACACTATCACACTCTTCCATTAGTGTTcgtaaaaataatgatctaaagtTTAGCATCGATACAGGGTACGCGAATACAAGGTAAGAATCTAGTGTGTGGGAATACTTACATAATGTGTAATTATAGTGTACGTGTGTTTAGTGCGTAtattaaatgtacatacacagtGTGAAAGTATGGTGTATGAATACAGCATACGTGTTAAGTGTATGAT
This window encodes:
- the LOC119572296 gene encoding uncharacterized protein LOC119572296, which translates into the protein MADGRAPKKTAWKMVLWVTVFCLKGNVSTAAVTVFNLHTEVSPLTSFTWMQKSVVFPPDITDVTVCFHLQLQKVLASNTILLAYSDATAVTVEGLNYKLYNLREVIRLAKQVVPWQWVSICSFVGETCQLTVDGETAQEIETGKKLKLDLTIPYNITVGIPDYYYEDRSMAIPLVGKVTLPKIYPWKLSNDEVLSHAKCEEVAGEDLSLGEWQVMKEGQLIVGVVNYTLNGTEYFPVDGSKTAGFQISQAEEEDLCIPRLQHRYLALSGVRMNYWEMRDYCKTYRGQLPSVSDPRALQVVEKMAAEMNLTMAGTWAKEECIFLFVNAGKNVSFPYSCTERASIFMCKTPLNLTFELRVAKDADTFYLIPHQKRPRYLSLFGSVITEEGNEGERNLSLVDVRGEVVATAVFRGLLPVGRFEWSLGHSGSRNMTLTACAKDQFTCSNGLCIPLENRCDGLEDCSDSSDEICSLLLPLPDTYQRRRPHQFFTDLNLTLSLMEVLEVDVYGSILKAKMKLGTSWQDKRILLFQMSRIPSDNALDKDVLWTPTTTLLNAVFEDEMSHLTGEGKLTALRAHRDGPGTAVTRSAFEGYEYSGGSSAHLELIEVFEASFKCHFKLNLFPFDIHVCAANISLMQFSKSFRGVYRYVNVSGTPQTPELPLFTPSRVCYSPEFDENGNVTTISFKVLLQRRYGSYIFTTFGPCLVLTLIGYLTLFFGVDNFSDRIMVTLSCLIVVAALFAQIATTTPFSACPKAIDMIFLAIIIRLFFVVLHHSIYYLLRVYVQKCEERRTREPVKPLTVQKWVDVSADLPPVYTPPDVKLRKMPWKLDEEDEDRKTQRKNSKCLSSCDKIFNVLGIVVGLLWDVLWVSLFYFFVLMERNHILQDFEKCLAEANP